TAGCCCACCCGAACCGAACCATCGGACAACTTCAGATCGGTCATGGAGTAGTACAAGTAGCACAGGGACAAGTGGACGACGATGACTTTGCTTTTTAAGAAATACATGACGGACAGAAAAGAGGGATTGGCTTGACAACGATAACTGCACAAAACATCTTGCTGGCCAGTGGGCAGTTTGATCGCGAAAAAGACTATTGGATGGAGAACCTTTCTCGAGAGTTTCATTCACTCGACCTTCCAACAGACTCTCGGGCCTCGTTTCAGCGTCAGTCTGAGCTTTGTGAGCTGAGCATCGTGTTTCCGGACGAGCTGAGCAAGGCACTGATTCATTTGAGCAATGGCTCGGATCAGCGTTTGTTCATGGCTTTGCTGAGTGGATTTGGCATCTTGTTGTCCAAATATACGGGACATCAGGACATATGCGTTGGAACGGCTATCTTTCGTCAAACAGAGCCGGGTGAGTTTTTGAACAAGGTACTGCCCTTGCGTCATCAGGTACTCCCGGAATGGAGCATCAAGGAGCTGCTGCAAGAAATTAGGCAGACCTTAAAGGCCGCTGTGGAACATCAGAACTACCCAATCTTGCGGGTGATCGAGGAACTGCAAGTACCGCAGCAGGGGAACAGCACACCGTTTTTTGAGGCGACGTGCTTATTGGATGTCCTTCATGATCAGGAAAGCCTGGAACAGGTTTCGAGCGAGTTGCAGCTCCTCTTTTCTAAAAAGGGGAACTCGCTCGAATTACTTGTGCGTTACGTGGGGCAAAGATACCAACTACCGATGATGGAACGGATGATGGAGCATTTGGTCCGTATCTATCAGGTTATCGTAACGCAACCGAATCAGAAGATCGCTGAAATAGCGTGCTTATCTGAGGAAGAGGTTCGGGAGTCCGTTCTTTCATTCAACGACAACCGGGTTGATTTTCCGCGCGATCAGAGCTTTGATCGCCTCTTTGAGGAGCAAGTAAAAAAGACTCCTCATCGCAAAGCGGTGACAGACGGAAAAACAACCTTAACCTATCAGGAATTAAACGAGCGATCCAACCGACTCGCGCGCCATTTTATCCAGCAAGGATTACGACCTGGCACGAAAATCGGTATCTATATGAAACGTAACGTGGATACGCTTGTTGCGATACTCGCGGTGTTCAAGGCGGGGGGAGCCTACATACCGATTGACCCAGACTATCCGCAGCATCGGATCTTGTACATTGTGCAGAAGAGCGAGATTGCAGGGTTGATAACTCAGCCCGACTTGCTAGATGGACTGGAGTCGATTCGAGCATCCTCACCGGAGCTGAAGTATCTCTATGTCTTTGGTCAATCCGATAAATCCGTAGCGTCACTTTCGGGAGAGGACATCGATCGAGAGAGTGCAGGAACAGACTTGGCTTACATCATCTTCACATCAGGCACGACTGGACAACCGAAAGGCGTTATGGTGCACCATCGTGGAATGGTTAACCACATTTTCGCTAAAATCAACGACCTATCCCTTTGCGAGGATGATCTTGTCGCACAAACGGCTTCTCTTTGCTTCGATATTTCTGTTTGGCAATATCTGTCTGTTTTGCTGGTGGGTGGCTCTGTGCAAGTGGTCGATACAGAGACGGTAATGGATACGCAGGCCCTTCATAACGTACTGCGTTCCAACCGCGTCACTGTAGCAGAAGTGGTACCATCTCTGCTTTCCGTGCTGCTTGATCTCGTTCAAGAATGGTCCGACTCCGAACGCAGCTTCCCTGATTTGCGGTGGATGGCAGTGACAGGAGAGGAGTTGCCTGCTCCTCTGGTACGGCGCTGGTTTGCCTGCTATTCGGAAATTCCATTGGTGAACATGTACGGGCCAACGGAAGCATCTGATGATATTACCCACCACATTATCCGGGAAATGCCGAGCGATCAGCAGATTGTCGTTCCCATCGGCATACCGATCCAGAACACTCATATTTACATACTCGATCAAAACCAGTGTATCTGCCCGCAAGGCGTAAAAGGAGAAATATGTGTGGCTGGTCCGGGGGTTGGATACGGCTACTACAAGGATGAGGAACGGACGAAAAAAGTTTTTCTAGCAAATCCGTATGCCAGCTGGGTAGAAGACCCTGACTATCATGTCCTCTACCGAACGGGTGATGTAGGCCGGATCACGGAGGACGGATATATTGAGTACTTCGGGAGAATGGACAATCAAGTCAAGATTCGGGGTTACCGAATCGAATTGAGTGAGATTGAACAGGTGATGCGCAGACATCCTTCGGTCAAGGATGCAGTGGTCTTGGCACTTTCAGAGGACACGGGTGCAAAGTACTTATGTGCCTATGTCGTTCCCTTGGAGGAATTTTCCGCCCTAGATGTGCGTGATTATCTGTTTACTGTGCTTCCGGAATATATGGTGCCGATGCACTATGTACAGCAAAACGTATTGCCACTTACCCCTAACGGAAAAGTGGACAGAGGGGCTTTACCGAAGCCTGGCATACAGGATCGGGTAGACACATCTATTTTTGTGTCAGCTACAACCGAGACCCAAAAAGCGCTCACCCACATCTGGGCGCAAGTTTTACAGCTCGATCCAAACACAATCAGCGCTCGGGACAATTTCTTCGCTCTAGGTGGGCACTCGTTAAAAATCAACGCAGTAGCTATGCAGGTTGCACAGCAGTTTGGCGTACAGCTTCCACTGCGAACCATGTTTAATCACCCAACTATTCAGGATCTTGGCAAAGTGATTGATGAAGCAGACAAGACGATTATGAAAACACGATTCCCAGTCGAAGCCAGATCATACTATCCTGTTACGGCTGCTCAAAGTAAGTTCTTTATTCTTCAGCAGTTGAATCCGGCTGACACAAGTCTTCACATTACGGCTGCCCGTTTCATCGAGGGTGAT
The window above is part of the Brevibacillus antibioticus genome. Proteins encoded here:
- the edeK gene encoding edeine non-ribosomal peptide synthetase EdeK, encoding MTTITAQNILLASGQFDREKDYWMENLSREFHSLDLPTDSRASFQRQSELCELSIVFPDELSKALIHLSNGSDQRLFMALLSGFGILLSKYTGHQDICVGTAIFRQTEPGEFLNKVLPLRHQVLPEWSIKELLQEIRQTLKAAVEHQNYPILRVIEELQVPQQGNSTPFFEATCLLDVLHDQESLEQVSSELQLLFSKKGNSLELLVRYVGQRYQLPMMERMMEHLVRIYQVIVTQPNQKIAEIACLSEEEVRESVLSFNDNRVDFPRDQSFDRLFEEQVKKTPHRKAVTDGKTTLTYQELNERSNRLARHFIQQGLRPGTKIGIYMKRNVDTLVAILAVFKAGGAYIPIDPDYPQHRILYIVQKSEIAGLITQPDLLDGLESIRASSPELKYLYVFGQSDKSVASLSGEDIDRESAGTDLAYIIFTSGTTGQPKGVMVHHRGMVNHIFAKINDLSLCEDDLVAQTASLCFDISVWQYLSVLLVGGSVQVVDTETVMDTQALHNVLRSNRVTVAEVVPSLLSVLLDLVQEWSDSERSFPDLRWMAVTGEELPAPLVRRWFACYSEIPLVNMYGPTEASDDITHHIIREMPSDQQIVVPIGIPIQNTHIYILDQNQCICPQGVKGEICVAGPGVGYGYYKDEERTKKVFLANPYASWVEDPDYHVLYRTGDVGRITEDGYIEYFGRMDNQVKIRGYRIELSEIEQVMRRHPSVKDAVVLALSEDTGAKYLCAYVVPLEEFSALDVRDYLFTVLPEYMVPMHYVQQNVLPLTPNGKVDRGALPKPGIQDRVDTSIFVSATTETQKALTHIWAQVLQLDPNTISARDNFFALGGHSLKINAVAMQVAQQFGVQLPLRTMFNHPTIQDLGKVIDEADKTIMKTRFPVEARSYYPVTAAQSKFFILQQLNPADTSLHITAARFIEGDLTREKVEHAFQGLVDRHESLRTSFDYRDGQVVQIVHDSLVFRLEVSEASAEQLDASLATFVRPFDLRQAPLLRAGLIRIAPEKHLLLFDMHHIVSDGVSMDILVEDFVRLYAGVTLPTLEVQQKEFAVWQESALESGELQADYWTDLFTNPAPLLSIPTDYERPESLTFPGETIEFEISTEERQRLQELATQEHATLYMVLLSVYNLLLAKYSGQEDVVVGTPVAGRNFAEFDEVIGMFINTIPLRHYPKGEKTYREFLAEVREHTLASFEQADYPIDLFVQNLGLEPNTGRQPLFDTIFVLQNMDNPEGELKLEDMIVKNYPLPNNTAKLDLHLAAYPVFDRLLCKLDYRSDLFRRETMEQFVSDFKSLLQQVMEEPERLLHDFELTREVALIQAQGVDWDFEF